The Glycine soja cultivar W05 chromosome 19, ASM419377v2, whole genome shotgun sequence genomic sequence AACGATCTGGGACGCCACTCGTGCTGGATGAGAGCATTTGCCTTGCCCAAGTTGTTGACACGAGCCTTCACAGTCGTCAATGGATCCAATGCATGCTGGGTGCCAAGTGTGAGGGTGTTCTCATTGGTTGAGAATTGGTGAGTTACCTCAGCACCAACAGCTGTGTTGGTCAAGCGATTGACTGTATGGTAGTATGAAGCATTCAGGGAATCACCTTTGTTATTCCTGCACACAAGAATTCGTCATACATGCAAAAATGTAAGTTCATACTATCAATTAGTGTAAACACAACAGACCAGAGAAAGAGATTTTATACGGTATATTCAAATAGGAAAATATTTCAACAAAGTCTTGTCTAACTAGGTGAGGTCACTACATGtaaacagaaataaaaacaagagaGGAAATTGCAATCATGATGGAGCCTCATTAGGTTTGTTAATCAGCTCTGAAGCTTTACAAAACTATAGTAATTTTCCCCAAGTCATTCACAAGCAGAACAAACATGCTCAAGATCAATTTGAAATTTCCATAGTTCCCAAATGTAACTTATAGAAGGTGCAACGACCAAATCACTTAAATTAGAAGAATTATCTCAAAAGGGACAACAATCACTCACACAGTCAATGAGGCAACCAAATCATCTTTGGTGAAGTTCAATCCAGCATTGAATTTAGTTAACTCCCCAATCTTGGTGTCAAAAGAAACATCAGTACCAAGGGCAAGTACATTAGTTCCTACAACGCCGGAGAAGTTGACAATTGGGTTTGCTGTTAAACCCACACTGGTGCTTATTCCAGCATAGTCATGCAAGTACTGGACTTCCACCTGTTTCATGATGAAGTTTCTCAAATTTAGTAAATCATGGTTTCTGGTGAAGAATCAAACCTTCCCATACAAAATGACTGACTTATCTTACCTTTCCAGACCTTTGATCAGGAACTCTAAAGCTAAAAATAGTCTTGAGACCAGGAGCAGGCTCATTGACAGTGATAGTTGTGAAAAGCTGGAGTGCAAATGCATTATCAACTTTAGTGAAATTCATGCAATAGAATAGGTCTGTGTAAATTAAAGAACATAAAAGCAAATTGACATAGTGGCAAGAAGCATATGATGATTTTGGTTGACATTGTGCAAATATCAAACACCAAGCATAATACCAATGAAATCCCTCAAATATCCCCATTGCCCAATTTGCTTAAATGTAAATCAAGTTTAGGAATAGTGCATTGGATATCTGTtgtaaattatgaattttaactGCCATCATATATACACACGAAGAGATTCAACAGGGTTCCTCACCCACTCAGCTCATTGAAGCTGAAATCAAAATCAGAACACCCTTCCGTATTGAATGAGCATTAAGGGCATTTGCAAACAGCTACAATAAAGGAGTGGGGACATATAGAAACACCTTCAATTACACAGCCAGCATATAACTAAAGCCCCCCAATTTCAATTCTACAATACtatcaattttagaatttattttgaagttttctACTTCCAATTTCAATTCTACCTCCCATCCATCACACTACCCTTTTAGCAGGGCTTGAGCAGACTAATTGAAAAAGTTAACAGTAAGTGGTTTCAAAACAATAAGAAACCAGAACAAGCCAGTCAGCGGTGATTATTTTACACACTGACACCACCATAACATGAACATATACCAACAAATTGAAACCAACTAAAATCCCACCTTGCAAGGTTAGTAAAACATATATCAACCACCAAAATTGGTTTTCATAGTTTTGCACGCCCAAAAGCACAGAGAAGAACAAAACATTTCCAAACAACAACGGTGAACTTACATTGGAACCGGTGTCCACTTTGATATCAGTGGTGATGTTCTTGTTCTTCAACTGGGTGTTAACATCCGCCACAAAAAGGTCACCTTTCTTGGTCCCCGAGGATGTTATAGCCTAAAGCAGGATCACACACAAAACACAGAAGGAGATAGCAACAAAGTAAGTAACATTCTCAGAACCATGCATCAACACCTAATACCTATCCATGTCCCACACATGATTTGAAGCACTAACAACACAACATTGCTAATGCTATCACAGTAATACCACCCAAAGCAACACAACATCACAAATACCATTCCCCACACAAGCAAATCTTCCAATGGAACAACCACCCTCACCTCCCAAATACTCTCATATCAAATAAACCCCAACCCAAAAAGGAATAAACCCAGTTTCAATCAGTCCTAGAAATATagcatcatcataatcatcatcctcataataataataattaaaaaataataatagtaataaataatagCTTACAACTCCAGTGGGTGAGTAGGTAGTGATGGTAAACTTCTGGTCACTGTGGTAGTCCTTGAACAGGAGatctacaattaaaaaaaaaaacatttttttaaaaaataaaatatcaaatatatatatatatatatatatatatatatatatatatatagagagagagagagagagagagagagaaagaacctCTGGCTTTCTTGCCAATGTCAGAGTAGAGACCAGGACCCTTAGACATGGCTTCTACACAGAGAATTGGAAATGgaagacaaagaagaagaacagTGTGAGAGCTAAACAGTGGAAACACCTTGGAGAATATATGTAATAGTCGAAACCCTAATTTCGgaaattgatttctttttttttcttttttggtgttTTCAGAGGAAGAAGATGTGGACCGTTGATTTGGAAATGGAGTGGGGTTTGGGAAGCTTATGGCCGTCggaataatttctttttctccaaGC encodes the following:
- the LOC114400839 gene encoding mitochondrial outer membrane protein porin of 34 kDa-like, with protein sequence MSKGPGLYSDIGKKARDLLFKDYHSDQKFTITTYSPTGVAITSSGTKKGDLFVADVNTQLKNKNITTDIKVDTGSNLFTTITVNEPAPGLKTIFSFRVPDQRSGKVEVQYLHDYAGISTSVGLTANPIVNFSGVVGTNVLALGTDVSFDTKIGELTKFNAGLNFTKDDLVASLTVNNKGDSLNASYYHTVNRLTNTAVGAEVTHQFSTNENTLTLGTQHALDPLTTVKARVNNLGKANALIQHEWRPRSFFTISGEVDTKAIEKSAKVGLGLALKP